In Marisediminicola antarctica, one DNA window encodes the following:
- a CDS encoding aminopeptidase P family protein, with protein MADPTKTTPPRATENRSTTPSSDVFKDFIRSNWAERVDVVPSAREQASYASERRRRLSALYPGTAVVVPAGSPKVRSNDTDYPFRAHSGFAHLTGWGSDTVPGSVLVLLPTAEGHDATLYFREAAGRDSDEFYANSDIGEFWTGPRPGLESVAADLGLATASIHELDGVLESLETGTVLLREADQAVTAKVDVARSELEEEFVDADAGLLRDLSELRLVKDQYEIHEMRLAVDATKLGFDDVIADLPAIVAHARGERLVEGAFNRRARAEGNTVGYDTIAASGPHACILHWVRNDGPVVPGDLILLDAGIELESYYTADITRTLPVSGTFTEVQRRVYEAVLEAADAAFAIVRPGIRFREIHQTAMAVIAKKTAEWGLLPVSADESTKPENQFHRRYMVHGTSHHLGIDVHDCAQARRDLYLDGVLEAGMVFTIEPGLYFQPDDLSVPEEFRGIGVRIEDDILVTESGAENLSIGIPRTADDVEAWLA; from the coding sequence ATGGCTGATCCCACGAAGACCACCCCTCCGCGCGCGACCGAGAACCGTTCGACGACTCCATCCTCCGATGTGTTCAAGGATTTCATCCGCAGCAACTGGGCCGAGCGCGTCGACGTCGTGCCCTCCGCACGGGAGCAGGCCTCCTACGCATCAGAGAGGCGGCGCCGCCTCTCCGCGCTCTACCCCGGCACAGCGGTCGTGGTACCGGCCGGCTCCCCCAAGGTGCGCTCGAACGACACCGACTACCCCTTCCGGGCGCACTCCGGATTCGCGCACCTCACAGGCTGGGGCAGCGACACCGTTCCCGGCAGTGTGCTCGTGCTGCTGCCGACCGCAGAGGGCCACGACGCCACCCTGTACTTCCGCGAGGCCGCCGGCCGCGACTCCGACGAGTTCTACGCGAACTCCGACATCGGCGAATTCTGGACCGGCCCGCGCCCCGGCCTCGAGAGCGTCGCCGCAGACCTGGGCCTGGCGACGGCCAGCATCCACGAGCTCGACGGGGTGCTCGAGTCGCTCGAGACCGGCACCGTACTGCTGCGCGAGGCAGACCAGGCAGTCACCGCGAAGGTCGACGTCGCGCGGAGCGAGCTCGAGGAGGAGTTCGTGGATGCGGATGCCGGACTGCTCCGCGACCTCAGCGAGCTGCGGCTCGTCAAGGACCAGTATGAGATCCACGAGATGCGCCTCGCGGTCGATGCGACAAAGCTCGGGTTCGACGACGTCATCGCTGACCTGCCCGCGATCGTCGCGCACGCGCGCGGCGAGCGCCTCGTCGAGGGCGCCTTCAACCGCCGCGCTCGGGCGGAGGGCAACACGGTCGGCTACGACACGATCGCGGCATCCGGCCCCCACGCCTGCATCCTGCACTGGGTGCGCAACGACGGCCCCGTCGTGCCGGGCGACCTGATCCTGCTCGACGCCGGTATCGAGCTCGAGAGCTATTACACGGCTGATATCACCCGCACGCTGCCGGTGAGCGGCACCTTCACCGAGGTGCAGCGCCGGGTCTACGAGGCGGTGCTCGAGGCGGCGGATGCGGCGTTCGCCATCGTGCGGCCCGGCATCCGGTTCCGCGAGATCCACCAGACGGCGATGGCCGTGATCGCGAAGAAGACCGCCGAGTGGGGCCTTCTGCCCGTGAGCGCCGACGAATCGACCAAGCCGGAAAACCAGTTCCACCGCCGGTACATGGTGCACGGCACGAGCCACCACCTCGGCATCGACGTGCACGACTGCGCGCAGGCGCGCCGCGACCTCTACCTCGACGGGGTGCTCGAGGCGGGCATGGTGTTCACGATCGAGCCGGGCCTCTACTTCCAGCCCGACGACCTCAGCGTGCCGGAGGAGTTCCGCGGCATCGGGGTGCGCATCGAGGACGACATCCTGGTCACCGAGTCCGGCGCGGAGAACCTGTCGATCGGCATCCCCCGCACCGCGGACGACGTCGAGGCGTGGCTCGCCTAG
- a CDS encoding magnesium transporter MgtE N-terminal domain-containing protein, translated as MSAARVFVARLGGCSVFDPAGDKVGRVRDVIVVYRSTESPRVVGLVVEVPGRRRVFLSIGRVTSIGSGQIITTGLINMRRFEQRGGEVRVIAEVLGREVQFVDGSGSATIEDVAIEEIGPGEWQVSELFVRRPKPSPSPFAKGQTLFARWSDVLDTTITGAPQSATHLLATYEDLLPADLANALLDLPEQRMLEVADELSNERLADALEEMPESDQVGILNQLEDDRAADVLDQMQPDDAADLIAQLSDERGEALLDLMQPEEADDVRMLLAYAPDTAGGLMTTDPIIVSADATVAEGLALIRRHELAPALGAAVCVTLPPYEPPTGRFLGMVHFQRMLRYPPNERLGTLLDQKLDPVPADASAAEVSRILASYNLVSVPVVDENHRLVGVVTIDDVLDYLLPDDWRSSDGDEPALPPRARPRTALSTDTKPITTIKQRLTQRRRAPNGTD; from the coding sequence GTGAGCGCCGCGAGAGTCTTCGTCGCCCGTCTTGGCGGGTGCTCCGTTTTCGACCCCGCAGGCGACAAGGTCGGCCGGGTGCGCGACGTCATCGTCGTGTACCGGAGCACCGAATCGCCCCGCGTCGTCGGCCTCGTCGTCGAGGTGCCGGGGCGCAGGCGGGTGTTCCTCTCGATCGGGCGGGTTACGAGCATCGGCTCGGGCCAGATCATCACGACCGGGCTCATCAACATGCGCCGCTTCGAGCAGCGCGGCGGCGAGGTGCGCGTAATCGCCGAGGTTCTCGGCCGCGAGGTCCAGTTTGTCGACGGCTCCGGCTCGGCGACGATCGAGGATGTCGCGATCGAGGAGATCGGTCCGGGCGAGTGGCAGGTCAGCGAGCTCTTCGTCCGCCGTCCGAAGCCGAGTCCGTCGCCATTCGCCAAGGGGCAGACACTCTTCGCGCGCTGGTCCGACGTGCTCGACACCACCATCACGGGTGCGCCCCAGTCAGCCACCCACCTGCTCGCCACCTACGAGGACCTGCTCCCGGCCGACCTCGCCAACGCACTCCTCGACCTGCCCGAACAGCGCATGCTCGAGGTCGCCGACGAGCTCTCCAACGAGCGCCTCGCCGACGCGCTCGAGGAGATGCCGGAGAGCGACCAGGTCGGCATCCTGAACCAACTCGAAGACGACCGCGCCGCCGACGTGCTCGACCAGATGCAGCCCGATGACGCCGCCGACCTCATCGCGCAGCTGAGCGACGAGCGCGGCGAGGCCCTCCTCGACCTCATGCAGCCGGAGGAGGCCGACGATGTGCGGATGCTCCTCGCCTACGCGCCCGACACCGCCGGCGGTCTCATGACGACCGATCCGATCATCGTCAGTGCCGACGCGACCGTCGCCGAGGGGCTCGCGCTCATCCGGCGCCACGAACTCGCCCCCGCCCTCGGCGCCGCCGTCTGCGTCACACTGCCGCCGTACGAGCCGCCGACCGGCCGATTCCTCGGCATGGTGCATTTCCAGCGGATGCTGCGCTACCCGCCCAACGAGCGGCTCGGCACCCTCCTCGACCAGAAGCTCGACCCCGTGCCGGCCGACGCCTCGGCCGCCGAGGTGTCGCGCATCCTCGCGAGCTACAACCTCGTGTCCGTGCCCGTCGTCGACGAGAACCACCGTCTGGTCGGGGTGGTGACTATTGACGACGTCCTCGACTACCTGCTTCCGGATGACTGGCGAAGTTCCGACGGTGATGAACCAGCCCTGCCCCCGAGGGCGCGCCCTCGCACGGCCCTCTCGACCGATACGAAACCGATCACCACAATCAAACAAAGGCTGACGCAGCGAAGGAGGGCGCCAAATGGCACGGATTAG
- a CDS encoding Mrp/NBP35 family ATP-binding protein, with protein sequence MTDGSVEDGIRAALSRVLDPEIRKPITELDMVGGVSVDAAGSATVGIKLTIVGCPAADTIERDVHAAVASAPGVTSATVEISIMTREERAALTEKLHGGRTKTIQFGPDSLTRIYTVSSGKGGVGKSTLTANLAVALAAKGLAVGVIDADVFGFSIPGILGIAGMKPTQIDGMILPPVAHGVKVISIGMFVDGNAAVSWRGPMLHRTIQQFLTDVYFGDIDILLVDLPPGTGDVAITIGQLLPHAEVLVVTTPQPAAAEVAERSGTVARQTGQKVIGVIENMAGLAQVDGTVIELFGTGGGELVAARLSQGQDAPVPVLASIPLSVALRSGGDSGQPIVLSTPDDAAAASIIRVADELARRGRGLAGRKLGFTVR encoded by the coding sequence TTGACTGACGGATCGGTCGAGGATGGCATCCGCGCGGCGCTCTCCAGGGTGCTCGATCCCGAGATCCGCAAGCCCATCACCGAGCTCGACATGGTCGGCGGGGTGTCGGTTGATGCCGCTGGCTCAGCGACCGTCGGCATCAAGCTGACGATTGTCGGATGCCCCGCCGCCGACACGATCGAGCGTGACGTGCACGCCGCCGTCGCCTCCGCGCCCGGCGTCACGAGTGCGACCGTCGAGATCTCGATCATGACCCGCGAGGAGCGGGCGGCGCTCACCGAGAAGCTGCATGGCGGCCGGACGAAGACGATCCAGTTCGGCCCCGACTCGCTCACCCGCATCTATACGGTCTCCAGCGGGAAGGGTGGCGTGGGTAAATCGACCCTCACGGCCAACCTCGCCGTGGCACTCGCCGCGAAGGGGCTCGCGGTCGGAGTCATCGACGCCGACGTGTTCGGCTTCTCGATCCCCGGCATCCTCGGCATAGCCGGAATGAAGCCGACCCAGATCGACGGCATGATCCTGCCTCCGGTCGCGCACGGCGTGAAGGTCATCTCGATCGGCATGTTCGTCGACGGCAACGCGGCCGTCTCGTGGCGGGGCCCGATGCTTCATCGCACGATCCAGCAGTTCCTCACCGACGTCTACTTCGGCGACATCGACATTCTCCTGGTCGACCTTCCGCCGGGAACCGGTGACGTGGCGATCACCATCGGGCAACTGCTGCCGCACGCGGAGGTGCTTGTCGTCACGACCCCGCAGCCGGCGGCGGCCGAGGTCGCCGAGCGATCCGGCACCGTCGCGCGGCAGACCGGGCAAAAGGTGATCGGTGTGATCGAGAACATGGCCGGCTTGGCCCAGGTCGACGGCACCGTGATCGAGCTGTTCGGCACGGGCGGGGGCGAACTCGTCGCGGCTCGGCTGTCCCAGGGGCAGGATGCACCGGTTCCGGTGCTCGCGTCGATCCCGCTGAGCGTGGCCCTGCGCTCCGGCGGCGACTCCGGGCAGCCGATCGTGCTGTCGACTCCGGATGACGCCGCAGCTGCGAGCATCATCCGGGTCGCCGACGAGCTCGCGCGGCGCGGACGCGGCCTTGCCGGGCGCAAGCTCGGTTTCACGGTGCGCTGA
- a CDS encoding general stress protein — translation MTTPSPFSRRSQVFPTLPRGDVLGTYETYPEAQAVVDRLAKAEFPIKQVSIVGSGLKTVERVTGKLTNAKAAGAGAASGAWLGLFFGLILFLFSAEPSSFVFVGAAVLIGGGFGMIFSLVSYALNRRRHDFTSINQVLASQYEIIIDPSLTIRAQELLARPQPTE, via the coding sequence GTGACCACACCCAGCCCTTTCTCCCGTCGTTCCCAGGTATTCCCGACGCTGCCGCGCGGTGACGTGCTCGGAACTTACGAGACCTACCCCGAGGCGCAGGCGGTCGTCGACCGGCTGGCCAAGGCCGAGTTCCCGATTAAGCAGGTCTCGATCGTGGGCAGCGGCCTCAAGACCGTCGAGAGGGTGACCGGCAAGCTCACGAACGCGAAGGCGGCCGGTGCCGGCGCTGCGAGCGGCGCCTGGCTCGGCCTGTTCTTCGGGCTCATCCTGTTCCTGTTTTCGGCCGAGCCGTCGTCGTTCGTATTCGTCGGCGCGGCCGTGCTGATCGGTGGAGGGTTCGGCATGATCTTCAGCCTCGTCTCCTACGCGCTCAACCGCCGCCGCCACGACTTCACCTCGATCAACCAGGTGCTCGCGAGCCAGTACGAGATCATCATCGACCCCTCGCTCACCATCCGCGCACAGGAGCTGCTCGCCCGGCCACAACCGACCGAGTAG
- a CDS encoding LysR family transcriptional regulator, with the protein MDVRRLELLRELAERGSITAVARSTRRTVSAVSQQLKVLEREAGIPLTERSGRGIVLTGAGRALARTATDVSVAMARAEALWEDFKHAPQGEVTLTTFPSAGQMLLPGLLSAIAGLPALVILCTDQDPLVIDFADLTPDFDIVLADSPGNLPSWKERGLAVVPLMQEPLDVGLPLGHRLATKATLLPSDLVDETWIGVPHGFPFDRVLREIEVANGSPALIGQRFADNGIVEAVVAAGHGIAVLPRYTTNDHENGLITRPLSGIRATRQISALMRSDRAERPSVRRVVHELRAEAQRFQAAHEGVV; encoded by the coding sequence ATGGATGTGCGCCGGTTGGAACTTCTCAGGGAACTCGCTGAGCGCGGCAGCATCACCGCAGTCGCCCGCTCGACCCGGCGCACCGTTTCGGCCGTATCGCAGCAGCTGAAGGTGCTCGAGCGGGAGGCAGGGATCCCACTCACCGAGCGTTCAGGCCGCGGTATCGTGCTCACCGGGGCCGGCCGGGCACTCGCGCGCACCGCGACGGATGTCTCGGTGGCGATGGCGCGCGCCGAGGCTCTCTGGGAGGACTTCAAGCACGCACCCCAGGGTGAAGTCACGCTCACGACGTTTCCCTCCGCCGGGCAGATGCTCCTCCCCGGGCTCCTCTCCGCAATCGCAGGCCTGCCCGCGCTCGTAATCCTCTGCACCGACCAGGACCCGCTCGTCATCGACTTCGCCGACCTGACCCCCGATTTCGACATTGTGCTGGCTGACTCCCCCGGCAACCTGCCGTCGTGGAAGGAGCGCGGGCTCGCGGTCGTGCCGCTCATGCAGGAGCCGCTGGACGTAGGCCTGCCGCTCGGCCACCGCCTCGCCACGAAGGCGACGCTGCTGCCGAGCGACCTCGTCGACGAGACCTGGATCGGCGTTCCCCACGGGTTCCCCTTCGACCGCGTGCTCCGCGAGATCGAGGTGGCCAACGGTTCGCCCGCGCTCATCGGGCAGCGGTTCGCCGACAACGGCATCGTCGAGGCGGTGGTCGCCGCCGGCCACGGAATCGCGGTGCTGCCGAGGTACACCACGAACGACCATGAGAACGGGCTCATCACTCGGCCGCTCAGCGGCATCCGGGCCACACGGCAGATATCTGCGCTGATGCGGTCCGACCGGGCCGAACGCCCGTCGGTGCGTCGCGTCGTGCACGAGCTCCGCGCCGAGGCGCAGCGATTCCAGGCCGCGCACGAAGGAGTTGTCTGA
- a CDS encoding HNH endonuclease signature motif containing protein, whose amino-acid sequence MSKATDPLIDSAIAFASVWAGALAGFGARVGEHPDARPPDARGAGSGAAAAAVSVGATAGASFGAISVAPSQLDVETMSDAGLVRAIQSGYDLKRHVDALLVRAAGELSVRSRPSLGQGGLAKSSGHTSPASLITELGRVTLAEAGRTVRLGEATTAPVSLLGERLPAPFPLVADAVNSGVVQVDAAQSIITSLTQAAPRALPVHLVAAEEELVTFAASHPADTVRKLSISWRDALDTDGIAPREEALIAARSLRWSKQGNGLERCTIDLDPLGAGYVRTMIDAMVGDALRAVRFDTDPTGPAGTAGGHDHGHGMGDEGLDRDACGDHHVELPDPRTIPRIAADALIDVARHMMGCTTAPGPLPHTTLIIRMTLEQLQSGLGAAHLDGVEDPITAGAARRLAADAELIPAVLGGNSQILDLGTGRRLFTRAQRIAFAERDGGCAITGCGRPPSYTEAHHIHWWSHGGTTNLNNGILLCTGHHHIIHKGWTVQITDNTPWFTPPTHIDPTRTPKRGGKLPTPALQ is encoded by the coding sequence ATGTCCAAAGCAACCGATCCCCTCATTGACAGCGCTATTGCGTTCGCGTCGGTGTGGGCTGGTGCGCTCGCCGGGTTCGGCGCCCGGGTCGGCGAACACCCCGATGCCCGGCCGCCCGATGCGCGTGGAGCAGGATCCGGCGCAGCGGCTGCAGCCGTCTCGGTCGGTGCAACCGCCGGAGCATCGTTCGGCGCGATCTCGGTCGCTCCGTCCCAGCTGGATGTGGAGACCATGTCCGATGCGGGGCTGGTGCGGGCGATCCAGTCCGGCTATGACCTCAAACGACACGTCGATGCCCTGCTGGTGCGTGCGGCGGGGGAGCTGAGTGTGCGCTCGCGCCCCTCGCTCGGGCAGGGCGGCCTGGCGAAGTCTTCCGGGCATACCTCTCCTGCCTCCCTGATCACGGAACTGGGTCGGGTGACTCTGGCCGAGGCCGGCAGAACAGTCCGGTTGGGTGAGGCGACCACCGCACCGGTGTCCCTGCTCGGGGAGCGCCTCCCGGCCCCGTTCCCGCTGGTCGCGGATGCGGTGAACAGCGGTGTGGTGCAGGTGGATGCGGCCCAGTCGATCATCACCTCCCTGACCCAGGCCGCCCCCCGCGCCCTGCCGGTACACCTGGTCGCGGCGGAGGAGGAACTGGTCACCTTCGCCGCGTCTCATCCGGCGGACACGGTGCGGAAGCTGTCGATCTCCTGGCGGGACGCGCTCGATACCGATGGGATCGCACCGCGGGAGGAGGCACTGATCGCGGCCCGGTCGCTGCGCTGGAGCAAACAGGGCAACGGTTTGGAGCGGTGCACGATCGACCTCGACCCCCTCGGCGCCGGATATGTGCGCACCATGATCGACGCGATGGTCGGCGACGCCCTCCGCGCCGTCCGCTTCGACACCGACCCGACAGGACCTGCGGGGACCGCCGGCGGCCACGACCACGGCCACGGCATGGGCGATGAGGGTCTCGACCGGGACGCGTGCGGTGACCACCATGTCGAGCTCCCCGACCCGCGGACGATCCCTCGGATCGCCGCCGACGCCCTGATCGATGTGGCCCGGCACATGATGGGCTGCACCACCGCACCCGGACCCCTCCCACACACCACCCTGATCATCCGGATGACCCTGGAACAACTCCAATCCGGCCTCGGCGCAGCACACCTCGACGGAGTCGAGGACCCCATCACGGCTGGTGCCGCCCGCAGGCTTGCCGCGGACGCGGAACTGATCCCCGCAGTCCTCGGCGGGAACAGCCAAATCCTCGACCTCGGCACCGGGAGACGACTATTCACCCGCGCCCAACGAATCGCATTCGCCGAACGCGACGGCGGCTGCGCCATCACCGGCTGCGGCCGCCCACCCTCCTACACCGAAGCCCACCACATCCACTGGTGGTCCCACGGAGGCACAACAAACCTCAACAACGGAATCCTTTTATGCACCGGACACCACCACATCATCCACAAAGGATGGACCGTACAGATCACCGACAACACCCCCTGGTTCACCCCACCCACACACATCGACCCCACCCGCACACCCAAACGCGGCGGAAAACTCCCCACACCAGCACTGCAATGA
- a CDS encoding PspC domain-containing protein, giving the protein MSDSPPPRDPPPAYRRTASVSQGATGSGSAPSGDGLTRFFDRIRSLGIVRGDDRWFAGVLGGIAASTGLAPTAVRIVVILFGILGAPVLFAYVVAWALLPDLRGRIHAEQALRGVFEPVIIAIVVLLIAAFPPFGGTALWRWPWTITGLPDWISTMLSVVWGIAITIGIVWLIVYLVRQASAGPAGPAGPAADTRADTGAGPDDTGAARAHWAQAHRPQGPAPAGERPPLPTEQRQWSAAWSAQPADEQVAVRQARARQAAERAAWHRDTRPGAAVTAIVLGLGLVLGALTAGIYSGGDFTNEAFVLGLAALLAVLALGVIVEGLLGRRSGGMGGFALLTILALVPAAIFPFGSQVSLFGAPYWDVTSSNESHSFAALAGQPTIDLSGLTSDGSGPAVVNVWLGLGQTRVIVPRDEPVRIDAIETTPPPEGARSTPFSARERGPLFGTVVWGLILLAVAAIFAVPILYGPIENPSLWILWGIAVLGFLLLAAGIVAAVRRAR; this is encoded by the coding sequence ATGAGCGATTCTCCTCCCCCGAGGGATCCGCCCCCGGCCTATCGCCGCACCGCATCAGTCTCGCAGGGCGCGACAGGCAGCGGCAGCGCACCGAGCGGCGACGGACTCACCCGCTTCTTCGACCGCATCCGATCGCTCGGTATCGTGCGCGGCGACGACCGGTGGTTCGCTGGCGTGCTCGGTGGCATCGCCGCCAGTACTGGGCTCGCACCCACGGCCGTTCGGATTGTGGTCATCCTGTTCGGCATTCTCGGAGCACCCGTGCTCTTCGCCTACGTGGTGGCCTGGGCCCTGCTCCCCGACCTGCGGGGCCGCATCCACGCCGAGCAGGCGCTTCGCGGGGTGTTCGAACCGGTGATTATTGCAATCGTGGTGCTGCTGATCGCAGCCTTTCCCCCGTTCGGCGGCACTGCGCTCTGGCGCTGGCCGTGGACGATCACCGGCCTGCCCGACTGGATCTCGACCATGTTGTCGGTCGTCTGGGGCATCGCCATCACGATCGGAATAGTGTGGCTCATCGTCTACCTCGTGCGCCAGGCATCCGCGGGGCCGGCGGGGCCTGCGGGGCCGGCGGCGGACACGCGGGCGGACACAGGCGCCGGGCCGGATGACACCGGCGCTGCACGGGCACACTGGGCCCAAGCGCACCGCCCGCAGGGTCCAGCGCCGGCGGGCGAACGGCCGCCTTTGCCAACTGAACAGCGGCAGTGGTCCGCCGCATGGTCTGCCCAGCCGGCCGACGAACAGGTCGCAGTCCGGCAGGCTCGGGCACGGCAGGCAGCCGAGCGTGCGGCCTGGCACCGCGACACCCGCCCCGGCGCCGCGGTGACCGCCATCGTGCTCGGCCTCGGACTCGTCCTCGGCGCGCTCACCGCAGGGATCTACTCCGGCGGCGACTTCACCAACGAAGCATTCGTGCTCGGGCTCGCCGCTCTTCTCGCCGTGCTCGCCCTCGGGGTCATCGTGGAAGGTCTCCTCGGCCGCCGCAGCGGCGGCATGGGCGGATTCGCGCTGCTGACGATCCTCGCGCTGGTCCCTGCGGCGATCTTCCCGTTCGGGTCGCAGGTCTCCCTGTTCGGGGCCCCGTACTGGGATGTCACGAGCTCCAACGAATCGCACAGCTTCGCTGCGCTCGCGGGGCAGCCGACCATCGACCTGTCGGGCCTCACGTCTGACGGGTCAGGTCCTGCCGTCGTGAACGTCTGGCTCGGTCTTGGCCAGACCAGAGTGATCGTTCCGCGGGATGAGCCGGTCAGGATCGACGCGATCGAGACGACTCCCCCTCCCGAGGGCGCCAGGTCTACCCCGTTCTCCGCGCGCGAACGCGGACCGCTCTTCGGCACGGTGGTGTGGGGCCTGATCCTCCTCGCCGTCGCAGCAATATTCGCGGTGCCTATCCTGTACGGCCCCATCGAGAACCCGTCGCTCTGGATCCTCTGGGGCATCGCCGTGCTGGGGTTCCTCCTGCTCGCGGCGGGCATCGTGGCAGCCGTGCGCCGCGCCCGCTAG
- a CDS encoding DUF1003 domain-containing protein, whose amino-acid sequence MARISRQDTRLDAPKGSRGPFSARLGGRPSRDRFGRFTEWIARKMGTPWFLIGLTIFAAAWLIYNVTAPAEWRFDSAANGFTALTLILSLQASYAAPLILLAQNRQDDRDRVQIEQDRQRAERNLNDTEYLAREVVSLRLAMKDMATKEFIRGELRSLVEELDRDTTEERPVD is encoded by the coding sequence ATGGCACGGATTAGCCGTCAGGACACCCGCCTCGACGCCCCCAAGGGCTCGCGGGGCCCGTTCTCAGCGCGCCTGGGCGGACGACCAAGCCGCGACCGGTTCGGGCGGTTCACCGAGTGGATCGCCCGCAAGATGGGAACCCCGTGGTTTCTCATCGGGCTGACGATCTTCGCCGCGGCCTGGCTCATCTATAACGTCACCGCCCCCGCGGAGTGGCGCTTCGACTCGGCCGCGAACGGATTCACCGCCCTCACACTCATCCTGTCGCTGCAGGCCTCCTACGCCGCCCCGCTCATCCTGCTCGCGCAGAACCGTCAGGACGACCGCGACCGTGTGCAGATCGAGCAGGACCGGCAGCGCGCCGAACGCAACCTCAACGACACCGAGTACCTCGCCCGTGAGGTCGTCTCGCTCCGTCTGGCGATGAAGGACATGGCGACGAAAGAATTCATCCGGGGCGAGCTGCGCTCCCTCGTCGAGGAGCTCGACCGCGACACAACGGAGGAACGCCCCGTTGACTGA
- a CDS encoding succinic semialdehyde dehydrogenase encodes MRASSLTRLVIDDLDRDISTSGGATTSVLAPFTEDVLHELPTSSAADVLDAAARARLAQLAWARAGWAHRRAILLRAHDILLSGKELLLDALQTETGKTRGQAFEELFSGMSVTRYFALSARAVLRTTRHRSGMPGVVRTRVGYSPKGVVGVITPWNYPLALSLMDVVPALAAGNAVVQKADNQCALTILAARRAFIEAGVPSDLWTVVAGDGAEIGNAVVDVADYVCFTGSTATGRTVAARSANLLTGASLELGGKNPMIVLDDVDPAAAARSAVYACFSSMGQLCVSIERIYVMRDVADAFTAEFALQTAALHQGSALDWSTDVGSLTNRAQLQRMQAHVEDAVTRGASVLAGGNARPELGPLFFAPTVLVGVTEEMSCAREETFGPLVAIAVVDSVAEAIVAANSGDYGLNASVFSGSISRARRVADALHVGSVNINEGYRATFGSVDAPMGGTKQSGLGRRNGREGLLRFVEPRTVAEATGLVTLPRTGSEFAHLSGAMIAVLVALKSIRRR; translated from the coding sequence ATGCGTGCCTCCTCACTGACCCGTCTCGTGATCGACGACCTCGATCGCGACATTTCCACGTCCGGTGGTGCGACCACGTCGGTACTCGCCCCGTTCACCGAGGATGTGTTGCACGAGCTTCCGACGAGCAGTGCAGCCGATGTTCTGGATGCCGCCGCGCGCGCCCGGCTTGCCCAGCTCGCGTGGGCGCGGGCGGGCTGGGCGCACCGGCGCGCGATCCTGCTGCGCGCACACGACATCCTGCTCTCCGGCAAGGAGCTCCTGCTCGACGCGCTGCAGACCGAAACTGGCAAGACGCGCGGCCAGGCCTTCGAGGAACTGTTCAGCGGAATGAGCGTCACGCGCTACTTCGCGCTGAGCGCGCGGGCGGTGCTGCGGACGACCCGCCATAGGTCCGGGATGCCCGGCGTAGTCCGCACGAGGGTCGGGTACAGCCCGAAGGGCGTCGTCGGGGTCATCACCCCCTGGAACTATCCGCTCGCGCTCTCGCTCATGGATGTCGTCCCCGCCCTCGCCGCAGGCAACGCGGTCGTGCAGAAGGCCGACAATCAGTGTGCGCTCACGATTCTCGCGGCCCGGCGCGCCTTCATCGAGGCCGGGGTACCGAGCGACCTGTGGACAGTCGTCGCCGGTGACGGCGCCGAGATCGGCAACGCCGTCGTCGACGTCGCCGATTACGTGTGCTTCACGGGATCGACCGCTACCGGCCGCACCGTCGCCGCCCGCTCCGCGAACCTCCTCACCGGTGCATCGCTCGAGCTCGGCGGCAAGAATCCGATGATCGTGCTCGACGACGTCGACCCCGCAGCGGCCGCCCGCAGCGCGGTCTACGCGTGCTTCTCGTCGATGGGGCAGTTGTGCGTCTCGATCGAGCGAATCTACGTGATGCGGGATGTGGCGGATGCCTTCACCGCCGAGTTCGCCCTGCAGACCGCCGCCCTGCACCAGGGCTCCGCCCTCGACTGGTCGACCGACGTGGGCTCGCTGACGAACCGGGCCCAGCTCCAGCGAATGCAGGCCCACGTAGAGGATGCGGTCACGCGCGGTGCCAGCGTGCTCGCCGGCGGGAACGCGCGCCCCGAACTCGGTCCGCTCTTCTTCGCCCCGACGGTGCTTGTCGGCGTCACCGAGGAGATGTCGTGCGCGCGAGAGGAGACATTCGGACCCCTGGTTGCGATCGCCGTCGTCGACTCGGTGGCCGAGGCGATCGTCGCGGCCAACTCCGGTGATTACGGGCTGAACGCATCCGTCTTTTCCGGGTCGATCTCACGAGCGAGACGCGTGGCCGACGCTCTGCATGTCGGCAGCGTAAACATCAATGAGGGCTATCGCGCAACGTTCGGATCAGTCGATGCCCCCATGGGCGGGACCAAGCAGTCAGGACTCGGAAGGCGCAATGGGCGCGAGGGCCTGCTGAGGTTCGTGGAGCCGCGCACCGTCGCCGAGGCGACGGGGCTGGTCACCCTTCCGCGCACTGGCTCCGAGTTCGCCCACTTGAGCGGGGCGATGATCGCGGTGCTGGTGGCCTTGAAGTCGATCCGTCGCCGCTGA